One part of the Phoenix dactylifera cultivar Barhee BC4 chromosome 4, palm_55x_up_171113_PBpolish2nd_filt_p, whole genome shotgun sequence genome encodes these proteins:
- the LOC103714344 gene encoding mitogen-activated protein kinase kinase 1-like, whose amino-acid sequence MKGPKPLKQLKVAVPAQETAVDKFLTASGTFTDGDLRLNQKGLRLISEQPESRMRQPDVKEEDMQFLLEDLEAVKVIGKGSGGVVQLVRHKWLGTLYALKGIQMNIQEPVRKLIVQELKINKASQCPHVVVCYHSFYHNGVISLVLEYMDRGSLADVIKQVKTILEPYLAVVCRQVLKGLVYLHHERHVIHRDIKPSNLLVNHKGEVKITDFGVSAVLANSMGQRDTFVGTYNYMSPERISGSSYDYKSDIWSLGLVILECAIGRFPYIPSEQEEGWPSFYELLEAIVDQPPPSAPSDQFSPEFCSFISACIQKDPHERMSSLELLSHPFIKKFEDKDIDLAILVGSLDSPVNLPGDV is encoded by the exons ATGAAGGGCCCGAAGCCGTTGAAGCAGCTCAAGGTCGCCGTGCCGGCTCAAGAAACCGCTGTCGACAAGTTCTT GACAGCGAGCGGGACTTTCACGGACGGTGACTTGCGGCTCAATCAGAAAGGGTTGCGGTTGATCTCTGAACAACCCGAGAGTCGC ATGCGGCAACCAGATGTTAAGGAGGAGGATATGCAGTTCTTGTTGGAAGACCTTGAGGCCGTTAAAGTTATTGGGAAGGGGAGTGGAGGTGTTGTTCAGCTTGTGCGGCACAAATGGTTGGGAACACTGTATGCCCTAAAG GGCATTCAGATGAATATTCAAGAGCCAGTTCGTAAACTAATAGTTCAAGAgcttaaaataaataaagcatCACAGTGTCCGCATGTTGTTGTTTGTTACCATTCTTTCTACCATAATGGCGTAATTTCTCTTGTCTTGGAATACATGGATCGAGGATCTCTGGCTGATGTAATTAAACAAGTGAAAACAATCCTTGAGCCATATCTTGCAGTTGTTTGCAGACAG GTTTTGAAGGGTTTAGTATATCTGCACCATGAAAGACATGTGATTCACAGGGACATAAAGCCATCAAACTTGTTAGTAAATCACAAAGGTGAGGTAAAGATAACGGATTTTGGAGTGAGCGCGGTGCTTGCTAACTCCATGGGTCAGCGAGATACATTTGTAGGCACCTACAATTATATGTCG CCTGAGCGGATCAGTGGAAGCTCATATGATTATAAGAGTGATATATGGAGTTTGGGCTTGGTAATACTCGAGTGTGCTATAGGCCGCTTTCCTTATATACCATCTGAACAAGAGGAAGGTTGGCCAAGCTTTTATGAGCTTTTGGAGGCTATTGTAGATCAGCCACCACCTTCTGCCCCATCGGATCAATTTTCTCCAGAGTTTTGTTCGTTTATATCAGCTTG CATACAAAAGGATCCTCATGAAAGAATGTCGTCTTTGGAGCTCCTG AGTCATCCATTCATCAAAAAGTTTGAGGACAAAGACATCGATCTAGCAATCCTTGTTGGCAGCTTAGATTCTCCTGTAAATTTACCTGGTGATGTGTAA
- the LOC103714345 gene encoding early nodulin-93-like: MGVPSELRDAWASRRKPSAIASPNEPTALHSKSSVREAVRSGIKTALITGSVAAVPTLVGCRVIPWAKANLNYTAQALIISSASIAGFFIAADQTILESARENSFQKYDKTT, encoded by the exons ATGGGTGTTCCTTCGGAGTTGAGAGACGCTTGGGCGAGCAGGAGGAAACCTTCTGCGATCGCTTCTCCTAACGAGCCGACTGCCCTCCATTCCAAGAGCTCCGTAAGAG AAGCCGTTCGGTCAGGAATTAAGACAGCCTTAATTACAGGTTCCGTAGCTGCTGTGCCAACG TTGGTTGGCTGTCGTGTTATTCCATGGGCTAAAGCTAACCTTAATTACACTGCACAAGCGCTCATCATATCATCAG CTTCCATTGCTGGATTCTTCATTGCTGCTGATCAGACTATTCTAGAGAGTGCAAGGGAAAATTCATTCCAGAAGTATGATAAAACAACTTGA